In Fundulus heteroclitus isolate FHET01 chromosome 16, MU-UCD_Fhet_4.1, whole genome shotgun sequence, a single genomic region encodes these proteins:
- the asb16 gene encoding ankyrin repeat and SOCS box protein 16 isoform X2, with product MIRPPVPRAPRLPPRQPRLQEVRAPPPQIRCRDVSVHNTFMCGDIRGVHAVLKDPAMVNALMETVHEEMVWTPEMGMWTLSSKVKRTSALRLAASRGHAACVEELLFRGAEVNADPGGNTALHDACAGGHSVCVQLLLSHGADPEVQAADGSAPLHLCASAQSFHCAKLLLERDADVNVRSRESRLTPLHVAAQRGLEEHVELLLSHGADVLATNREGETPLNAACSGAERPSEAGRYLRVIQRLLDAGANPQTAGRKQHTPLHNACANCCPRIVDVLLQHGAKADVENCAGYTPMDCLLQVVEDYPTQQSEAIARSLLNYGAKPVSPKMLKHLALYPDVLLVMLNSYTSFPPCEWLDALSPDTLPQEHLPFFHSVRQRSAQPPSLQHLCRCALRQHLGARCHSAVCKLDIPGSLRDYLLLYNS from the exons ATGATCAGGCCCCCGGTGCCTCGGGCCCCGCGGCTCCCTCCCAGGCAGCCGCGGCTCCAAGAGGTCAGAGCCCCTCCGCCCCAGATCCGCTGCAGAGACGTGAGCGTCCACAACACCTTCATGTGCGGGGACATAAGGGGAGTTCACGCTGTGCTGAAGGACCCTGCCATGGTCAACGCCCTGATGGAGACAGTGCATGAGGAGATGGTGTGGACTCCAGAGATGG GCATGTGGACCCTGAGCTCCAAGGTGAAACGCACGTCGGCCTTACGCCTGGCCGCCAGCCGGGGACACGCAGCCTGCGTGGAGGAGCTGCTGTTCCGTGGAGCCGAGGTGAACGCCGACCCTGGAGGCAACACTGCGCTCCACGATGCCTGCGCAGGGGGCCACTCCGTCTGcgtccagctgctgctgtcccATGGAGCAGATCCTGAGGTGCAGGCGGCGGATGGCAGCGCTCCTCTTCACCTCTGCGCCTCTGCCCAGTCATTCCA CTGTGCCAAGCTGCTTTTAGAAAGAGACGCGGACGTCAACGTGAGGAGCCGGGAGTCGAGGCTCACGCCTCTGCATGTGGCTGCGCAGCGAGGCCTGGAGGAACACGTCGAGCTGCTTCTCAGCCACGGAGCAGACGTCTTAGCCACTAATCGAGAGGGGGAGACGCCCCTGAACGCTGCGTGCTCCGGAGCGGAGAGGCCGTCTGAGGCCGGCAGGTACCTGCGTGTGATCCAGAGGCTGCTGGATGCGGGCGCTAATCCCCAaactgcaggcaggaagcaaCACACCCCGCTGCACAACGCCTGTGCAAACTGCTGCCCCAGGATTGTGGATGTCCTCCTGCAGCACGGAGCAAAGGCCGATGTGGAGAACTGTGCAGGATACACACCAATGGACTGTTTGCTCCAG GTTGTGGAAGATTACCCGACTCAGCAATCTGAAGCAATAGCCCGATCCCTGCTGAACTATGGAGCCAAACCTGTTTCCCCGAAG ATGCTGAAACATCTGGCCTTGTATCCTGACGTTCTGCTGGTGATGCTGAACTCGTACACATCCTTCCCACCCTGTGAGTGGCTGGACGCCCTGTCTCCTGACACG CTGCCCCAGGAGCACCTGCCGTTCTTCCACTCCGTGCGTCAGAGGAGCGCTCAGCCTCCATCCCTGCAGCATCTCTGTCGATGTGCTTTGCGTCAGCATTTAGGAGCCCGGTGTCACTCAGCTGTCTGCAAACTGGACATTCCTGGCTCACTGAGGGATTATCTGCTGCTCTACAACAGCTGA
- the tmub2 gene encoding transmembrane and ubiquitin-like domain-containing protein 2: MAVCALTMLEGVEDEVVAAGGALLLALALVLAWLSTHVADRGDHILGTILTVGAHASLIGLGAHDNYAAGPNGADAPEQQAAQPSQENKPDDAEPANERVDNDGEGAEDIWTDLRLDIQSKQPQAGTLFVHSSDGEEDEENEDEEAELKGAEKGPAKAVQSSTGPRASSTNTSISVRLKFLNDTEEVAVVEPEDTVGLLKSKCFSGREHQVKLIYRGQLLQDPKKTLFSLNITDNSVIHCHVSQAVQGPSPEEGAQPGAGGPAAGPGVSGGFRAASVAISTSSLVVPVFVVILAVVWYFRINYRQFFTAPATISLVGVTVFFSFLIFGMHSR, encoded by the exons ATGGCGGTGTGTGCACTGACCATGCTGGAGGGCGTGGAAGACGAAGTGGTGGCCGCAGGCGGCGCGCTGCTCCTGGCCCTGGCGCTCGTCCTGGCTTGGCTTTCTACCCACGTGGCGGACCGGGGAGACCACATCCTGGGCACCATCCTCACCGTGGGCGCTCACGCCTCTTTGATAGGGCTGGGAGCCCACGACAACTACGCCGCTGGCCCCAACGGTGCGGACGCCCCCGAGCAGCAGGCCGCCCAGCCGTCACAGGAGAACAAGCCGGACGACGCAGAGCCCGCCAACGAGAGGGTAGACAACGACGGTGAGGGGGCCGAGGACATCTGGACCGACCTGCGGCTGGACATCCAGAGCAAACAGCCCCAGGCCGGGACGCTCTTCGTACATTCCTCCGATggagaggaggacgaggagaaCGAGGACGAGGAGGCGGAGCTAAAAGGGGCGGAAAAAGGGCCCGCCAAGGCCGTTCAGAGCTCCACCGGCCCGCGTGCTTCTTCCACAAACACTTCCATCTCCGTCCGGCTGAAGTTCTTGAACGACACGGAGGAGGTTGCTGTCGTAGAGCCAGAAGATACAGTGGGACTACTGAAAAG CAAATGTTTTTCCGGACGGGAGCATCAGGTGAAGCTAATCTACCGAGGCCAGTTGCTGCAGGACCCCAAGAAGACGCTGTTTTCCCTCAACATCACCGACAACAGCGTCATCCACTGCCACGTCTCCCAGGCCGTGCAAGGACCCAGCCCAGAGGAAGGAGCGCAGCCCGGCGCCGGCGGACCCGCAGCCGGGCCCGGGGTGTCCGGTGGCTTCAGGGCGGCCAGCGTGGCCATCAGCACCAGCAGCCTGGTGGTGCCGGTGTTCGTGGTGATCCTGGCCGTGGTCTGGTACTTCCGCATCAACTACAGGCAGTTCTTCACCGCCCCCGCGACCATCTCCCTCGTTGGAGTCACTGTGTTTTTTAGCTTCCTGATATTTGGGATGCACAGCCGCTGA
- the asb16 gene encoding ankyrin repeat and SOCS box protein 16 isoform X1 has protein sequence MSKDTFPFSSTSLRSLRLEQELQDWEDERRALAHRRAMIRPPVPRAPRLPPRQPRLQEVRAPPPQIRCRDVSVHNTFMCGDIRGVHAVLKDPAMVNALMETVHEEMVWTPEMGMWTLSSKVKRTSALRLAASRGHAACVEELLFRGAEVNADPGGNTALHDACAGGHSVCVQLLLSHGADPEVQAADGSAPLHLCASAQSFHCAKLLLERDADVNVRSRESRLTPLHVAAQRGLEEHVELLLSHGADVLATNREGETPLNAACSGAERPSEAGRYLRVIQRLLDAGANPQTAGRKQHTPLHNACANCCPRIVDVLLQHGAKADVENCAGYTPMDCLLQVVEDYPTQQSEAIARSLLNYGAKPVSPKMLKHLALYPDVLLVMLNSYTSFPPCEWLDALSPDTLPQEHLPFFHSVRQRSAQPPSLQHLCRCALRQHLGARCHSAVCKLDIPGSLRDYLLLYNS, from the exons ATGTCCAAGGACACGTTTCCCTTCTCCTCTACCTCACTGCGCTCTCTCAGACTGGAGCAGGAGCTCCAGGACTGGGAGGATGAACGGCGAGCTTTGGCTCACAGGAGAGCCATGATCAGGCCCCCGGTGCCTCGGGCCCCGCGGCTCCCTCCCAGGCAGCCGCGGCTCCAAGAGGTCAGAGCCCCTCCGCCCCAGATCCGCTGCAGAGACGTGAGCGTCCACAACACCTTCATGTGCGGGGACATAAGGGGAGTTCACGCTGTGCTGAAGGACCCTGCCATGGTCAACGCCCTGATGGAGACAGTGCATGAGGAGATGGTGTGGACTCCAGAGATGG GCATGTGGACCCTGAGCTCCAAGGTGAAACGCACGTCGGCCTTACGCCTGGCCGCCAGCCGGGGACACGCAGCCTGCGTGGAGGAGCTGCTGTTCCGTGGAGCCGAGGTGAACGCCGACCCTGGAGGCAACACTGCGCTCCACGATGCCTGCGCAGGGGGCCACTCCGTCTGcgtccagctgctgctgtcccATGGAGCAGATCCTGAGGTGCAGGCGGCGGATGGCAGCGCTCCTCTTCACCTCTGCGCCTCTGCCCAGTCATTCCA CTGTGCCAAGCTGCTTTTAGAAAGAGACGCGGACGTCAACGTGAGGAGCCGGGAGTCGAGGCTCACGCCTCTGCATGTGGCTGCGCAGCGAGGCCTGGAGGAACACGTCGAGCTGCTTCTCAGCCACGGAGCAGACGTCTTAGCCACTAATCGAGAGGGGGAGACGCCCCTGAACGCTGCGTGCTCCGGAGCGGAGAGGCCGTCTGAGGCCGGCAGGTACCTGCGTGTGATCCAGAGGCTGCTGGATGCGGGCGCTAATCCCCAaactgcaggcaggaagcaaCACACCCCGCTGCACAACGCCTGTGCAAACTGCTGCCCCAGGATTGTGGATGTCCTCCTGCAGCACGGAGCAAAGGCCGATGTGGAGAACTGTGCAGGATACACACCAATGGACTGTTTGCTCCAG GTTGTGGAAGATTACCCGACTCAGCAATCTGAAGCAATAGCCCGATCCCTGCTGAACTATGGAGCCAAACCTGTTTCCCCGAAG ATGCTGAAACATCTGGCCTTGTATCCTGACGTTCTGCTGGTGATGCTGAACTCGTACACATCCTTCCCACCCTGTGAGTGGCTGGACGCCCTGTCTCCTGACACG CTGCCCCAGGAGCACCTGCCGTTCTTCCACTCCGTGCGTCAGAGGAGCGCTCAGCCTCCATCCCTGCAGCATCTCTGTCGATGTGCTTTGCGTCAGCATTTAGGAGCCCGGTGTCACTCAGCTGTCTGCAAACTGGACATTCCTGGCTCACTGAGGGATTATCTGCTGCTCTACAACAGCTGA